One segment of Erigeron canadensis isolate Cc75 chromosome 2, C_canadensis_v1, whole genome shotgun sequence DNA contains the following:
- the LOC122587667 gene encoding (E)-beta-ocimene synthase, chloroplastic-like — MDALLVGKKKVSYLAWDGKSVHGFGSNEHIAVEVLIINLKRKVLELEKNRTACIVHDEFGNLNTLQVLENIDDIERLGLGYRSQNDIRRALDRFISINGNNVGLAEDSLHAASLRFRILRQHGYDVSQDFVSRFKDSHGDFMGCLQTDIKGLLSLYEASYFAFESESELHQAKLFATIHLIKLKDQKNKTNEDINHALELPLYRRMLRSQARWYIEAYGKQKDANLQLQELATLDFNVVQLEHIRELQEVSGWWENIALASNLSFVRDRLMECFLWTVGMVFEPQYHACRVGLTKIYTLITVIDDIYDVYGSLDELEIFTEAVKRWDINAIKHMPEYLQIGFRALYNTIMEMGSSTSTAQVDSTPVLVKVWGELLEAFLVEAKWAYNKYIPGVEEYLDNGWRSVSGVVLLTHGYFLINHENKTYAVESLEKYYDLMKWSSVVFRLCNDLATSSEEMERGETANAISCYRRESGVCEDVARKYINNLIDEAWRNLTKAQVVLGKDSADHPLVNMAINLARVSHCTYQYGDGHGAPDAKAKDRVLSVIIEPIGTR; from the exons ATGGATGCATTATTGGTAGGGAAAAAAAAG GTCTCTTATCTAGCTTGGGATGGTAAATCTGTTCATGGATTTGGTTCGAATGAACACATTGCGGTAGAGGTTTTGATT ATCAACCTCAAGAGAAAGGTGTTGGAGCTAGAGAAGAATCGGACTGCATGTATTGTTCATGATGAATTTGGTAATTTGAATACCTTGCAAGTGCTTGAAAACATTGATGATATAGAAAGGTTGGGTCTTGGCTATCGGTCCCAAAACGATATTAGGAGAGCACTTGACAGATTCATATCGATAAATGGAAATAATGTTGGACTCGCAGAAGATAGTCTTCATGCGGCATCCCTTAGATTTCGTATTCTAAGACAACATGGTTATGATGTTTCACAAG ATTTTGTTAGCCGATTCAAGGACAGTCATGGTGACTTCATGGGATGTCTACAAACTGATATCAAAGGATTGCTAAGTCTATATGAAGCATCATATTTTGCATTTGAAAGCGAAAGTGAACTGCACCAAGCCAAGTTATTTGCAACTATACATTTGATAAAACTCAAAGATCAGAAAAATAAAACCAATGAAGACATTAATCACGCATTAGAATTGCCCTTGTACCGTAGGATGCTTAGATCACAAGCACGGTGGTATATTGAAGCGTATGGTAAACAAAAAGATGCAAATCTACAACTCCAAGAGCTTGCTACATTAGATTTTAACGTGGTTCAGTTGGAACATATCAGAGAACTTCAAGAAGTATCTGG GTGGTGGGAAAATATAGCCCTGGCAAGCAACTTGAGCTTTGTTAGGGACAGACTCATGGAATGCTTCTTGTGGACAGTTGGAATGGTGTTTGAACCTCAGTATCATGCTTGTCGTGTGGGGTTAACAAAAATCTACACGTTAATTACCGTCATTGATGACATCTATGATGTTTATGGCTCTCTAGATGAACTTGAAATATTCACAGAAGCTGTTAAGAG GTGGGATATTAATGCAATTAAACATATGCCTGAGTATTTACAAATTGGCTTCCGAGCTCTTTATAACACCATTATGGAAATGGGTTCAAGTACTTCAACTGCACAAGTAGATAGCACACCAGTTCTAGTAAAAGTG TGGGGAGAATTGTTGGAAGCATTCCTTGTAGAAGCCAAGTGGGCTTATAACAAATACATTCCAGGAGTTGAAGAATATCTTGATAATGGATGGCGTTCGGTCTCAGGAGTTGTTTTACTTACTCATGGCTACTTTTTAATCAATCATGAAAACAAAACCTATGCTGTTGAGTCCCTAGAGAAGTATTATGATCTAATGAAATGGTCATCCGTTGTTTTTCGACTTTGCAACGATTTGGCTACTTCATCG GAGGAGATGGAAAGAGGGGAAACTGCAAATGCCATATCATGTTACAGGCGCGAAAGTGGTGTTTGTGAGGATGTTGCAcgtaaatacattaataatttaatagacGAAGCTTGGAGGAACCTGACGAAAGCCCAAGTGGTTTTAGGTAAAGACTCGGCAGATCATCCATTAGTTAATATGGCCATTAATCTTGCAAGAGTTTCACATTGTACGTACCAATATGGGGATGGACATGGAGCTCCAGATGCTAAAGCAAAAGATCGTGTTTTATCAGTGATCATTGAACCTATTGGAACAAGATAA
- the LOC122588631 gene encoding aspartyl protease family protein 1-like isoform X1 — translation MGICYNLILVTYGLILCNLRLINGFGTYGFNIHHRYSDPVKGILDIDDHNLPKMGSLYYYSAMAHRDRLFHRRRLAGSGSGDPSLESSLTFLDGNETFRIPALGYLHYANVSVGTPSLWFLVALDTGSDLFWIPCDCQSCVKGLVTRTGRQLDFNIYSPNTSSTSDKVPCNSSSCELRKECTGKTDICPYQVNYVSPNTSSTGILIEDILHLTTEDSTMKAVNAKIKFGCGMYQTGSFLEGGAPNGLFGLGMKNISVPSTLASNGLAANSFSMCFGSDGLGRINFGDKGSSDQGETPINLGTQHQTYNISMTKVAVGNNVTNVDFTAIFDTGTSFTYLNDPAYSVISKSFDSQIKEARSRPSSDLPFKHCYNLSPEQNFTAPLINLTMKGGDPFTVMDPLVFVLSENSSDVCLGIVKSEDINIIGQNFMTGYRVVFDREKNILGWKPSNCYKDINIESITPAPSPLPSPAGSPPMSEGPRPMSRNVSPNSSKVNTENTASTISYTSFILIVSIFTNFLMVVSM, via the exons ATGGGTATTTGTTATAATTTGATTTTAGTAACATATGGATTGATTCTTTGTAATTTAAGATTGATAAATGGGTTCGGGACATATGGGTTTAATATACATCATAGATATTCTGATCCTGTTAAAGGTATTTTAGATATAGATGACCATAATTTGCCTAAAATGGGCTCACTTTACTATTACTCTGCTATGGCCCACCGTGACCGGCTGTTTCATCGTAGAAGACTTGCTGGCTCCGGCTCCGGTGATCCTAGTCTTGAATCTTCTTTAACCTTTCTAGATGGCAATGAAACTTTTAGAATACCTGCTCTTGGATA CTTGCATTATGCAAATGTTTCAGTTGGTACCCCGAGCTTATGGTTTTTGGTGGCACTCGATACCGGTAGTGACTTGTTTTGGATACCTTGCGATTGTCAAAGCTGTGTGAAGGGTTTAGTCACAAGAACTGGAAGG cagctagacttcaatatatataGCCCTAACACGTCCTCAACGAGTGACAAAGTTCCCTGTAATAGTAGCTCCTGTGAACTTCGAAAAGAGTGCACCGGAAAAACAGATATATGTCCATATCAAGTCAATTATGTTTCACCTAATACATCATCAACCGGGATCTTGATAGAAGATATTTTACATTTGACAACCGAGGATAGCACAATGAAAGCCGTTAATGCAAAAATCAAATTCGG CTGTGGAATGTATCAAACAGGCTCGTTTTTAGAAGGTGGAGCCCCCAATGGTCTATTTGGGCTCGGCATGAAGAACATATCTGTTCCTAGCACTTTAGCCAGTAATGGTCTTGCCGCTAATTCATTCTCAATGTGCTTCGGCAGTGATGGTCTTGGACGAATCAATTTTGGAGATAAAGGAAGCTCAGATCAAGGAGAAACTCCAATCAATCTTGGTACACAACA TCAAACATATAACATCAGCATGACAAAAGTGGCTGTGGGAAACAATGTTACTAATGTTGATTTTACTGCCATATTTGACACGGGTACCTCATTCACGTATTTGAACGATCCTGCATATTCGGTTATTAGTaaaagt TTTGATTCACAGATAAAAGAGGCTCGGAGTCGGCCTAGTTCAGATCTTCCCTTCAAGCATTGCTACAACTTAAG TCCAGAGCAAAATTTCACAGCGCCATTGATTAATCTAACGATGAAAGGTGGAGACCCGTTTACTGTCATGGATCCCTTGGTTTTTGTTCTTAGT GAGAATAGTTCCGATGTATGTCTGGGTATTGTCAAAAGTGAGGATATAAACATCATTGGCC AAAACTTTATGACTGGTTATCGAGTAGTGTTTGATCGTGAGAAGAATATATTGGGCTGGAAACCTTCTAACT GTTACAAGGATATCAACATAGAATCAATTACACCAGCCCCAAGCCCGCTGCCCTCTCCAGCAGGTTCTCCACCTATGTCTGAAGGACCCAGACCAATGTCAAGGAATGTTTCACCTAACTCGAGTAAAGTGAACACAGAAAACACTGCCTCCACAATATCATACACAAGTTTCATACTCATAGTCTCTATTTTTACCAATTTCCTCATGGTGGTTTCAATGTAA
- the LOC122588631 gene encoding aspartyl protease family protein 1-like isoform X2, translating to MGICYNLILVTYGLILCNLRLINGFGTYGFNIHHRYSDPVKGILDIDDHNLPKMGSLYYYSAMAHRDRLFHRRRLAGSGSGDPSLESSLTFLDGNETFRIPALGYLHYANVSVGTPSLWFLVALDTGSDLFWIPCDCQSCVKGLVTRTGRLDFNIYSPNTSSTSDKVPCNSSSCELRKECTGKTDICPYQVNYVSPNTSSTGILIEDILHLTTEDSTMKAVNAKIKFGCGMYQTGSFLEGGAPNGLFGLGMKNISVPSTLASNGLAANSFSMCFGSDGLGRINFGDKGSSDQGETPINLGTQHQTYNISMTKVAVGNNVTNVDFTAIFDTGTSFTYLNDPAYSVISKSFDSQIKEARSRPSSDLPFKHCYNLSPEQNFTAPLINLTMKGGDPFTVMDPLVFVLSENSSDVCLGIVKSEDINIIGQNFMTGYRVVFDREKNILGWKPSNCYKDINIESITPAPSPLPSPAGSPPMSEGPRPMSRNVSPNSSKVNTENTASTISYTSFILIVSIFTNFLMVVSM from the exons ATGGGTATTTGTTATAATTTGATTTTAGTAACATATGGATTGATTCTTTGTAATTTAAGATTGATAAATGGGTTCGGGACATATGGGTTTAATATACATCATAGATATTCTGATCCTGTTAAAGGTATTTTAGATATAGATGACCATAATTTGCCTAAAATGGGCTCACTTTACTATTACTCTGCTATGGCCCACCGTGACCGGCTGTTTCATCGTAGAAGACTTGCTGGCTCCGGCTCCGGTGATCCTAGTCTTGAATCTTCTTTAACCTTTCTAGATGGCAATGAAACTTTTAGAATACCTGCTCTTGGATA CTTGCATTATGCAAATGTTTCAGTTGGTACCCCGAGCTTATGGTTTTTGGTGGCACTCGATACCGGTAGTGACTTGTTTTGGATACCTTGCGATTGTCAAAGCTGTGTGAAGGGTTTAGTCACAAGAACTGGAAGG ctagacttcaatatatataGCCCTAACACGTCCTCAACGAGTGACAAAGTTCCCTGTAATAGTAGCTCCTGTGAACTTCGAAAAGAGTGCACCGGAAAAACAGATATATGTCCATATCAAGTCAATTATGTTTCACCTAATACATCATCAACCGGGATCTTGATAGAAGATATTTTACATTTGACAACCGAGGATAGCACAATGAAAGCCGTTAATGCAAAAATCAAATTCGG CTGTGGAATGTATCAAACAGGCTCGTTTTTAGAAGGTGGAGCCCCCAATGGTCTATTTGGGCTCGGCATGAAGAACATATCTGTTCCTAGCACTTTAGCCAGTAATGGTCTTGCCGCTAATTCATTCTCAATGTGCTTCGGCAGTGATGGTCTTGGACGAATCAATTTTGGAGATAAAGGAAGCTCAGATCAAGGAGAAACTCCAATCAATCTTGGTACACAACA TCAAACATATAACATCAGCATGACAAAAGTGGCTGTGGGAAACAATGTTACTAATGTTGATTTTACTGCCATATTTGACACGGGTACCTCATTCACGTATTTGAACGATCCTGCATATTCGGTTATTAGTaaaagt TTTGATTCACAGATAAAAGAGGCTCGGAGTCGGCCTAGTTCAGATCTTCCCTTCAAGCATTGCTACAACTTAAG TCCAGAGCAAAATTTCACAGCGCCATTGATTAATCTAACGATGAAAGGTGGAGACCCGTTTACTGTCATGGATCCCTTGGTTTTTGTTCTTAGT GAGAATAGTTCCGATGTATGTCTGGGTATTGTCAAAAGTGAGGATATAAACATCATTGGCC AAAACTTTATGACTGGTTATCGAGTAGTGTTTGATCGTGAGAAGAATATATTGGGCTGGAAACCTTCTAACT GTTACAAGGATATCAACATAGAATCAATTACACCAGCCCCAAGCCCGCTGCCCTCTCCAGCAGGTTCTCCACCTATGTCTGAAGGACCCAGACCAATGTCAAGGAATGTTTCACCTAACTCGAGTAAAGTGAACACAGAAAACACTGCCTCCACAATATCATACACAAGTTTCATACTCATAGTCTCTATTTTTACCAATTTCCTCATGGTGGTTTCAATGTAA